The Leishmania major strain Friedlin complete genome, chromosome 28 genome includes a region encoding these proteins:
- a CDS encoding endonuclease/exonuclease/phosphatase-like protein, with protein MMPRSDGEAADGSGTVGSTHSSGHQNRVCVAPQNPARSLTIMSSSTNVFSLVAATPDVNISDYQPLQAPRTTTVHHVTMSNGSGPPLQRTSASEFSSLAGIRSLRSGANTSAASEDQPLPMLTMLPFSSASSVTKSAGSTGVGVESGTGGSGAATTGAAATTASIGPGTSSAGRSMTLLERRNNRERSALSLSCLSGLNVEKLQESMREASLVLNSQETPEPVLQGWSKTVASAALLSDYAMPSVCASPPGARDVPHSTAAHSARQATAKFQGQAPRPPSSSEDSSGPRRSHPISTSESRTIDAIPGALKVISYNILASRLASTDLYPACPPSVLSEEYRLDLIKEELRRVDPDILLLEEISVAAHERTLGPYLRTALGMEGHHVVITDRNGAPRCAPLTQQSKAAAAFSPGLAAPFGIPCSAEKRPNSVSMTATLAGAAACNSDASARRGAAGGAANSPGDGDRRSNSPHLPQLAETSWSRRSSRRSSVVAASRFPVSSCGTPAISQKRGEALPFQHPQPFSMPPQEMSCSLLEDPQVQPKAMTDEESMQRSCSAVEFTQGAAARVKRQTMGSGAPPAVLRAEKATEEALGHRRVEMDGVSIFYKAARFRELEVMPVLFNRLAAAEKRLTRYEHKKLQVDSHNVALVVVLQDTQVIGVSRIYVVAAVHLIWQRVNAQLWQAHQLLRVMEGLKHKYCKGYVDLVYPSGRGSIACDSAVTLPPSIIDTPLMREGTRRHVQDDVAPQPLLPTPLPLQQPRALSARCQSIVPSRTTTEASDPAGDSDGSRLFNAAATDRMRCRYASVCSGVASSPTSSVTCIIGGDFNAERSGPVMEYLLTGRVPGGAEVMEYWRASKSESPVPLDRTDERGTGRATARDEVNALRPTPPSPSKVPPPTLCGVLSPARQMMIRISPHNSMHSSLSSIDSPPSVLPRRATKSPPRNSVSDAASAAATVIGTSDGLCPHQPYTPLSKRPFDLYPTRVSDGVLSPHNRADNPLQCRRDLAKGTTVAAPTSPRRSASTPSPQPAEDGLRYNPGSTFPTLLSTSSSLIDTPSCGCDDGRGGGSNLAAVAASSSQHALCSASASPARCCSSDAQLPLLRPSMSVNRAFTVHAASPASAPQTSPSPTRRNGGSATIPENHRAYTRRRTLPDMSNIESNALEHSRSRSGSESGSVLSTAFPTSCAMRLAVHTRHDTLSVELGEPDWENEESRGRSPMLEDATDGASSAQPSPSHDHHEGVGGAGGVVEKGEVNAKRRHRIQALKNFAGADGGGSGSNASASSNHGSAMGDHRLSMYGDPVTPASPRARRKRRPAVAASRDGAPTPASPQATRHFSSQAAPQSSSAADYDFACSTVSTSPPVSLLCLPTLIANSAYTPSSPPVVLIDDVVHKIRLSDAYAPYCYRHPSYVSAVNPSTNMEGKVLDHILYEDEHVVCGGVLRLGERQELPNARVPSDHYMTGSVLIPIQELHRA; from the coding sequence ATGATGCCGCGGTCCGacggggaggcggcggacggTAGCGGAACcgtcggcagcacacactcCAGTGGCCATCAGAACAGAGTATGTGTCGCACCGCAGAACCCTGCCCGATCCTTGACCATAATGTCAAGCAGCACCAATGTATTCAGCCttgtcgccgccaccccgGATGTAAATATCAGCGACTACCAACCGCTGCAAGCCCCACGAACCACGACGGTGCACCATGTGACGATGAGCAACGGCAGTggtccgccgctgcagcggaccTCTGCGTCGGAATTTTCGAGTCTCGCCGGTATTCGAAGCCTGCGCAGTGGCGCCAACacctcggccgcctccgaAGACCAGCCGCTGCCCATGCTGACAATGCTACCCTTCTCTTCTGCCTCGAGCGTTACCAAGTCAGCCGGCAGTACTGGCGTTGGTGTGGAGAGCGGCACTGGTGGGTCtggtgccgccaccacgggcgcagcagcgacgaccGCAAGCATTGGCCCGGGCACCTCGTCCGCTGGTCGCTCTATGACACTATTGGAGCGTCGAAACAATCGCGAGCGCAGCGCTCTGAGCCTCTCATGTTTGTCAGGGCTGAATGTAGAGAAGCTTCAGGAAAGCATGCGGGAAGCTAGTCTCGTCCTCAATTCTCAAGAAACACCGGAGCCTGTGTTGCAGGGATGGTCCAAGACTGTCGCCTCGGCGGCACTACTGAGTGATTACGCCATGCCATCTGTAtgcgcatcgccgccgggCGCGCGAGACGTGCCTCACTCCACGGCTGCGCACTCGGCGCGGCAGGCCACTGCCAAGTTTCAGGGTCAGGCACCACGACCCCCCAGCAGTAGCgaagacagcagcggccccCGCCGCAGTCATCCCATTTCCACCTCGGAATCCAGAACGATCGATGCGATACCTGGAGCGCTAAAGGTAATCAGCTACAACATCCTGGCGAGCCGGCTAGCCTCCACTGACTTGTACCCCGCCTGCCCACCGTCAGTGCTGAGTGAAGAGTATCGACTGGACCTCATCAAGGAGGAGCTCCGACGCGTTGACCCCGACATATTGCTCTTGGAGGAGAtcagcgtggcggcgcacgagCGCACGCTCGGGCCTTACTTGAGAACGGCGCTCGGGATGGAGGGGCATCACGTTGTCATCACTGATCGCAACGGAGctcctcgctgcgcaccgctgaCGCAACAGTCCaaggcggcagccgcgttCTCTCCTGGTCTTGCTGCCCCTTTTGGAATCCCCTGCAGCGCTGAGAAGAGGCCGAACTCGGTGAGCATGACGGCTACATTAGccggagcggctgcgtgcaATAGCGACGCTTCCGCtcggcgtggcgcggccggtggtgccgcgaACAGccccggcgacggcgacaggaGGAGCAACTCGCCCCATCTGCCGCAGCTCGCCGAAACGAGCTGGAGCCGCCGCTCCagtcggcgcagcagcgtcgtggCTGCGTCTCGATTTCCTGTGAGCTCGTGCGGCACCCCGGCCATTTCGCAGAAACGTGGCGAGGCGTTGCCCTTCCAGCACCCGCAGCCGTTCAGCATGCCGCCACAGGAGATGTCGTGCTCCTTGCTCGAGGACCCGCAAGTCCAGCCCAAAGCGATGACGGATGAGGAGTCGATGCAGCGAAGTTGCAGCGCAGTGGAGTTCACCcaaggtgccgcagcgcgggTGAAGCGGCAGACGATGGGGTCTGGAGCGCCTCCAGCAGTACTTCGCGCAGAGAAGGCCACTGAGGAGGCCCTCGGCCACCGGCGAGTGGAGATGGACGGAGTGAGCATCTTTTACAAGGCGGCACGGTTCCGCGAGCTAGAGGTGATGCCGGTGCTCTTTAACCgtctcgccgccgcggagaagCGACTCACCCGCTACGAGCACAAGAAGCTTCAGGTGGACTCGCACAATGTGGCCCTCGTCGTGGTGCTGCAGGATACGCAGGTGATCGGGGTATCTCGCATATACGTGGTGGCTGCTGTGCATCTCATCTGGCAGCGCGTCAACGCGCAGCTGTGGCAGGCGCAtcagctcctccgcgtcATGGAGGGACTGAAACACAAGTACTGCAAGGGCTACGTGGACCTCGTCTACCCAAGTGGGCGTGGCTCCATCGCGTGCGACAGCGCAGTCACCCTGCCGCCGAGCATCATCGACACCCCGCTGATGCGAGAGGGAACGCGGCGGCACGTGCAGGACGATGTCGCACCTCAACCATTGCTACCAACGCCGCtaccgctgcagcagccgcgcgcgCTGTCTGCGCGGTGCCAAAGCATAGTACCCAGCCGCACCACTACTGAAGCCTCCGATCCGGCTGGAGACAGCGACGGTAGCAGGCTCttcaacgccgccgccaccgatcGCATGCGCTGTAGGTACGCGAGTGTGTGCTCTGGCGTTGCCTCGTCGCCCACATCGTCCGTCACGTGCATTATCGGCGGTGACTTTAATGCCGAGCGCAGCGGGCCGGTCATGGAGTACTTGCTCACCGGCAGGGTGCCAGGGGGGGCGGAGGTGATGGAGTACTGGCGAGCATCCAAGTCGGAGtcgccggtgccgctcgACCGCACGGATGAGCGAGGCACCGGTCGGGCGACCGCCAGGGATGAGGTGAATGCGCTGCGCCCCACGCCTCCGTCCCCGTCAAAGGTGCCGCCACCGACACTGTGTGGTGTGCTGAGCCCCGCGAGGCAGATGATGATCAGGATCTCCCCGCACAACTCTATGCACTCCTCCTTATCTTCTATAGACTCGCcaccgtcggtgctgccgcgtcgcgcgACGAAGTCTCCGCCCCGCAACTCCGTGAGCGATGCTGCTAGTGCTGCAGCGACCGTTATCGGGACAAGTGACGGCCTCTGCCCCCATCAGCCATACACCCCGCTCAGCAAGCGGCCATTCGATCTCTACCCTACCCGCGTCTCGGACGGAGTGCTGTCCCCGCACAATAGGGCAGACAATCCACTGCAGTGCCGGCGAGACTTGGCGAAGGGTaccaccgtcgccgctccGACGTCCCCGCGAAGGTCTGCCTCCACACCGAGTCCGCAGCCCGCTGAGGATGGCCTCCGCTACAACCCCGGAAGCACCTTCCCAACTCTCTTGTCGACCTCGAGTAGCCTCATCGACACGCCGAGCTGTGGCTGTGATGatggccgtggcggcggcagcaaccttgcagcggtggccgcgTCGTCATCGCAGCATGCGCTGTGTTCTGCGTCGGCGAGCCCCGCTCGCTGTTGCAGTTCGGATGCTCAGCTGCCACTTCTGCGACCCTCGATGTCGGTGAACAGGGCTTTCACTGTGCATGCCGCCTCCCCAGCCTCTGCACCACAgacctcgccgtcgcctACGCGGCGGAACGGAGGCTCCGCCACCATCCCCGAGAACCACCGCGCGTACACGCGACGGCGCACCTTACCAGACATGAGCAATATCGAGAGTAATGCGCTGGAACACTCCCGTAgccgcagtggcagcgagAGCGGAAGCGTGCTGAGCACTGCGTTTCCCACGAGCTGCGCAATGCGACTCGCCGTGCACACTCGCCACGACACGCTCAGTGTCGAGTTGGGCGAGCCTGACTGGGAAAATGAGGAAAGCCGCGGACGGAGCCCCATGCTGGAGGATGCAACCGACGGTGCATCGTCGGCGCAGCCGAGCCCCTCTCACGATCACCACGAGGGAGtgggtggtgcaggcggGGTCGTAGAGAAAGGAGAAGTGAACGCAAAGCGGCGGCATCGCATTCAAGCGCTGAAAAACTTCGCAGGtgcggacggcggcggcagcggtagcAACGCCTCAGCGAGCTCGAACCATGGATCGGCGATGGGTGATCACCGGCTATCCATGTACGGCGACCCGGTGACGCCGGCGTCCCCGCGCGCACGTCGGAAGCGGCGgcccgccgtcgctgcatcCAGGGACGGGGCGCCAACCCCTGCTTCGCCTCAAGCCACGCGCCATTTCTCCTCCCAGGCGGCTCCGCAgtcgtcgtcagcggcggaCTACGACTTCGCGTGCTCGACGGTGTCTACGTCACCACCGGTGTCTCTCTTATGCCTGCCCACGCTCATCGCCAACAGCGCCTACACCCCGTCCAGCCCGCCGGTGGTTCTCATTGACGACGTCGTGCACAAGATCCGCTTGAGTGACGCCTATGCCCCGTACTGCTACCGCCATCCTTCCTACGTGTCGGCGGTGAACCCGTCCACCAACATGGAGGGCAAAGTGCTCGACCACATACTATACGAGGATGAGCACGTCGTGTGCGGCGGGGTGCTGCGGCTCGGAGAGCGACAGGAGCTTCCGAATGCGCGGGTGCCGAGTGATCACTATATGACCGGGAGCGTCCTGATCCCGATCCAGGAATTGCACCGGGCTTGA
- a CDS encoding oxidoreductase-like protein has product MSDQVKPPRRNTAEDETAKDCAAEVPAEDEEEVPLCQHDAYDATLSLADREAKWGFSFHELQSAVKVVRVLFHNPALYVGDPYLSDSRLYTMITRDRKTKRENRDVFKAIMNEEKSRRKRYLRQQDIEAVRRTAMKRERDDALSALLLADSEGANDNVAPLLLAERPKAPELNGSDQSEDHGKSSAAGTASASDGGAAGNADTLRLSASEKEVLRLVGAFENLLRLEQALRGERVEGYEGDAAAAAGTAARPGAEASPSVANPPVTGREGDLSAPSTSFSTVKKLRTETDASTAVPAVELDWLVITQLTAQVYRYLPHSYGSQMPPPLFAGAGSTDAVNSPLVVRSYVRGMKCYVAQRAAALVHLANATAPPNTPHSPITFGGAEPAPLRSLLASTHRDVIVRTPLVELQSIHGLRSLIEDGDPGAASSQAMATVDLPLDDLLRALELVLLEGASDERFCPVPATTDGDWVQGEGRARAQQLCIAEQTLHCFIARRVYGSAKVRGCGPSPVLIQRSPPTSSSEEPEGYCIYEDVQRYAVEHHENDAQLKLNKFIGCHICKVRYNRLHPYYYSMCHLCGEYNYNKRLMARDLRGKTVLLTGCRIKIGYAMALSLLRCGATVLGTTRFIHEAVARFQQEIDYDVWKDRLHLFSLDLRDMWVVTQFCAFVRQRYKKLFAIINNAAQTIARTPQYTEHLRNIELNPPAALQASIQDDECAAEWHNFFRRHATVTVGQPLSIEYHPSMQPFLDTNQGACHDDAGKTRNSKGAAPQSGIVASSVSPSADGSAVALHVACNRTLIFDRYDTQAEESDHREKNSWVMNLAEIQGSEAAEVMAINALSPFILNGRLKACLADRDGDAVPSEPRFIINVSAMEGQFYRFKQTTHPHTNMAKAALNMMTRTSADDYAADGIYMNSVDTGWITDESPKLKKDRRAEQFMLCPLDEVDAAARCLDLIFTNSRVYGLFYKDFKVIAW; this is encoded by the coding sequence ATGTCCGATCAAGTTAAGCCGCCACGTCGAAACACCGCGGAGGACGAGACAGCAAAGGACTGTGCCGCCGAGGTGCcggcggaggacgaggaggaggtgccgtTGTGTCAGCACGACGCTTACGATGCCACCCTCTCCCTGGCAGATCGCGAGGCTAAGTGGGGCTTCTCCTTCCACGAGCTGCAATCCGCTGTGAAGGTTGTTCGGGTGCTGTTCCACAATCCTGCCCTCTATGTCGGTGACCCCTACCTCTCTGACAGCCGCCTCTACACAATGATCACCCGTGACCGGAAGACGAAGCGCGAGAACCGCGACGTTTTCAAGGCAATCATGAATGAAGAGAAGAGTCGTCGCAAGCGTTACCTGCGCCAGCAGGACAtcgaggcggtgcgccgcactGCCATGAAGCGCGAGCGCGATGATGCTCTGAGCGCACTGCTTCTGGCGGATAGCGAAGGGGCCAATGACAACGTAGCACCGCTTCTGCTCGCTGAGCGGCCGAAGGCGCCGGAGTTGAACGGCAGCGACCAGAGCGAAGACCACGGGAAGAGCAgtgctgccggcaccgctTCTGCATCTgatggtggtgcggcagGTAATGCGGACACTCTGAGGCTTTCTGCATCCGAGAAAGAGGTGTTGCGGCTTGTTGGTGCCTTTGAGAACCTTCTGCGCCTGGAACAGGCCCTACGAGGAGAGCGTGTCGAAGGCTACGAAGgggacgccgcagcagcggcgggaaCTGCTGCGAGGCCCGGTGCTGAGGCATCACCATCTGTGGCGAACCCGCCCGTCACCGGCAGAGAAGGCGATCTATCTGCGCCTAGCACATCCTTTTCCACAGTGAAGAAACTGCGCACGGAAACGGATGCGTCGACGGCCGTCCCCGCCGTGGAGCTGGACTGGCTCGTGATCACTCAACTGACCGCACAAGTGTACCGCTACCTCCCGCACTCGTACGGTTCCCAGATGCCGCCACCCTTGTTTGCTGGCGCCGGGTCGACGGACGCCGTGAACTCCCCTCTTGTGGTGCGCAGCTATGTCCGCGGCATGAAATGCTATGTGGCGCagcgtgctgcggcgctggtgcacctCGCGAACGCGACGGCACCTCCAAATACGCCACACTCGCCCATCACCTTCGGAGGCGCggagcctgcgccgctccgctCCTTATTGGCGTCTACGCACCGCGATGTGATTGTGCGAACCCCTCTTGTCGAGCTGCAGTCCATTCATGGTCTTCGTTCGTTGATTGAGGATGGCGACCCCGGCGCTGCGTCTTCGCAGGCGATGGCGACGGTGGACCTGCCGCTGGACGACCTGCTTCGAGCGCTcgagctggtgctgctggaggggGCTAGCGACGAACGGTTCTGCCCCGTGCCCGCGACCACTGACGGCGATTGGGTGCAGGGGGAagggcgcgcgcgtgcgcagcagctttGCATCGCCGAGCAGACGTTGCACTGCTTCATCGCGCGTCGCGTGTACGGCTCTGCCAAagtgcgcggctgcggcccTTCGCCGGTACTGATTCAGCGCAGTCctcccacctcctcgtcagAGGAGCCGGAGGGGTACTGCATCTACGAGGATGTGCAGCGCTACGCTGTCGAGCACCACGAGAATGACGCGCAGTTGAAGCTGAACAAGTTTATCGGGTGCCACATCTGCAAGGTGCGCTACAACCGCCTCCACCCGTACTACTACAGTATGTGCCACCTCTGCGGCGAGTACAACTACAACAAGCGCCTCATGGCGCGAGACTTGCGAGGTAAAACGGTGCTCCTCACAGGCTGCCGCATCAAGATTGGGTATGCGATGGCGCTCTCGCTGCTTCGCTGCGGTGCCACCGTGCTCGGCACCACCCGCTTCATCCACGAGGCGGTAGCGCGCTTTCAGCAGGAGATCGACTACGACGTCTGGAAAGACCGCCTGCACCTCTTCTCGCTCGATCTGCGGGACATGTGGGTTGTCACGCAGTTCTGCGCGTTTGTGCGGCAGAGGTACAAGAAGCTGTTTGCCATCATCAACAACGCGGCGCAGACCATCGCGCGGACACCGCAGTACACGGAGCACCTCCGCAACATAGAGCTAAACCCGCCAGCCGCCCTGCAAGCCAGCATCCAAGACGACGAATGCGCAGCTGAGTGGCACAATTTTTTCCGCCGCCACGCAACCGTCACGGTGGGGCAGCCGCTGTCTATCGAGTACCACCCGAGCATGCAGCCCTTCCTCGACACGAACCAGGGTGCTTGCCACGACGATGCGGGCAAAACGAGGAACAGCAAgggcgccgcgccgcagtCCGGCATCGTGGCGAgcagcgtgtcgccgtcggcggacGGCTCCGCAGTGGCGTTGCACGTGGCGTGCAACCGCACCCTCATCTTTGACCGCTACGACACACAAGCGGAAGAGAGCGACCACCGTGAGAAGAACTCATGGGTGATGAACCTCGCTGAGATAcagggcagcgaggcggccgaggtGATGGCCATCAatgccctctcccctttcaTTCTCAATGGTCGTCTGAAGGCATGCCTGGCAGACCgggacggcgacgccgtgccGAGCGAGCCGCGCTTCATCATCAACGTCTCGGCGATGGAGGGGCAGTTCTACCGGTTCAAGCAGACgacgcacccgcacacgaACATGGCGAAGGCGGCACTGAACATGATGACGCGCACGAGCGCCGACGACTACGCAGCGGACGGAATCTACATGAACTCGGTCGACACCGGATGGATTACGGATGAGTCGCCGAAGCTGAAGAAGGATCGACGGGCAGAGCAGTTTATGCTGTGCCCGCTGGACGAGGTagatgcggcggcgcgctgtcTGGATCTCATCTTCACCAACAGCCGCGTGTACGGCCTGTTTTACAAAGACTTCAAGGTGATTGCGTGGTGA
- a CDS encoding 40S ribosomal protein S14, with translation MSKKQEVKAYGPNVKKGDLVYGVVHIFASFNDTFVHVTDMSGRETYVKVTGGMKVKADRDESSPYAAMMAAQDVVARCKECGINALHVKMRAVGGVRTKSPGPGAQAALRALARAGMKIGRIEDVTPIPTDSTRRKGSRRGRRL, from the coding sequence ATGTCCAAGAAGCAGGAGGTTAAGGCGTACGGCCCGAACGTGAAGAAGGGCGACCTCGTTTACGGCGTCGTGCACATCTTCGCCTCCTTCAATGACACGTTTGTGCACGTGACGGACATGTCCGGCCGCGAAACGTACGTGAAGGTTACCGGTGGCATGAAGGTGAAGGCCGATCGCGATGAGTCTTCCCCCTACGCTGCGATGATGGCCGCCCAGGACGTCGTGGCGCGCTGCAAGGAGTGCGGAATCAACGCCCTGCACGTCAAGATGCGCGCCGTCGGTGGTGTGCGCACCAAGTCCCCTGGCCCTGGCGCCCAGGCCGCCCTCCGCGCGCTCGCCCGCGCCGGGATGAAGATTGGCCGCATCGAGGATGTCACCCCGATCCCGACCGACTCCACCCGCCGCAAGGGTTCCCGCCGTGGTCGCCGCCTATAA
- the P27 gene encoding putative P27 protein — protein sequence MSRCTTKLSGGTARANLVDHGVYVKPMSLNPFLGAVHDGTSTGYFQGYSAKPMHWLYRFRYNMLPQGISCGFFSRNPYGRYVHWLEVSTIEKVRMQLQSAESMPVSVLVSLTVIYSLWFSYRLTFLHPDITLYNLGLWSTKPWVQQQRFNKKIDIDQQVYRWVHRMPELSITDPIREIYKLKIGANEPYLEHVRGMGREKELTLYANERTEGAGNIRPLNIPHEYLSGHNPGPLMSGHGV from the coding sequence ATGTCTCGCTGCACGACCAAGCTATCCGGTGGCACGGCTCGCGCCAACCTGGTGGACCACGGTGTCTATGTGAAGCCGATGAGCTTAAACCCCTTTCTCGGCGCCGTTCACGATGGCACTAGCACTGGCTACTTCCAGGGCTACTCGGCCAAGCCGATGCATTGGCTTTACCGCTTCCGCTACAACATGCTGCCACAGGGCATTTCTTGCGGCTTCTTCTCGCGCAACCCGTACGGCCGCTACGTGCACTGGCTTGAGGTGAGCACGATTGAGAAGGTACGAATGCAGCTGCAGTCGGCGGAGTCGATGCCGGTCTCGGTGCTGGTGTCGCTTACCGTGATCTACTCCTTGTGGTTTTCGTACCGCCTCACTTTTCTGCACCCCGACATCACTCTATACAACCTTGGCCTATGGTCCACGAAGCCgtgggtgcagcagcagcgcttcaaCAAGAAGATCGACATCGACCAGCAGGTCTACCGCTGGGTGCACCGCATGCCAGAGCTGTCAATAACGGACCCGATCCGTGAGATATACAAACTGAAGATCGGGGCGAACGAGCCGTATCTGGAGCACGTGCGCGGCATGGGCCGCGAGAAGGAGCTTACGCTGTACGCGAACGAGCGCACCGAGGGGGCTGGCAACATCCGTCCTCTCAACATCCCCCATGAGTACCTCAGCGGCCACAACCCGGGCCCGCTGATGTCCGGCCACGGTGTGTAA